Below is a window of Flavobacterium sp. CFS9 DNA.
ATCATAATCGGTTACCAAAAAATAATTTTAACTCTTTGGAAATAATTTCAAAAAACGAATTCAAATTGTTGTTTTTAGCGGTCAATACATACACATACTCTTCCGGCACATGAAAACTATTCCACAATAACTGCAATTTATTCTCTTTAATATATTTTCTCGCATTACAATTCCAGGTTATCGCTACTCCTTCATTGTCCGCCAACATCCTTAACATCTCAGATTCGGATGGAATAATATAATTCGGAACCATCGATGGGCGCTTTTTATTAAAAGCATGCAGCCAAAATAATTTTATATGTGGAATTCTGGCATCGTGACTGTACCATTTTTGCTCATTGAGCCACTGCTCTACTGCTGTATAATTATCTGATTTTAGTTTCTGACGAAATTCTGTTCCATCCAAACGTACCGGAGCCACCATGATCAGCTTAATTTTTCCAACAATTTCGTAGACCGTATCAAAGGTGTCAAATCTTTTTGTGGTGATTGCAAAATCCAGTTTTTTAGCATCTACCAACTCAAAAAGCACATCATTTTCTGCAAAAGTAAAATCGATCAAATCAAATTTAGCGATCAGGAGGTTTCCAATACAATTAAAAAGATTTTTGGAGATCCCAACAGAAATTAACCGATTGGCATCTTCCGCTTTTGCCCGAAAACTGCTTTCTACATTTTCAAGCCGATCCAGCGCATCTATGATTAAATTATTCAGTAACTTAGCGTATTCCGTTGGTTCTACGCCTTTTGACTTTCGATTGAACAATTTATTTCCAACATGTGCTTCCAGCATAGAGATTTGCTGGCTCACCGCAGGCTGACTCATAAATAACTCTTTTGCAGCGATAGAAAAATTCCCGTTTTTATATACAGCCTTAAAGGTTCTGTACCACTCCAGACTCACCATGACATAAATATATTTATAACAAACATAGTTTATTTTATTTTTACTGATATCACTTTAGCCGTAAATTTGATCAAAATTTAAACTTATGAAAAAGATAACCTTACTTACGATTATAGCCTTTAGTGCTTTTAGCATTTCCGCTATAGCACAAAAAACAACAAAAAAAGGTGCCAAAAAAGTACTATTTGTTGTGACCAGTAACGACAAACTGGGAAATACCGGAGAGAAAACCGGATTTTGGTCGGAAGAATTTGCTGCACCTTATTATGAATTATTAGATCAGGGTGTTGAAATTACGATTGCTTCTCCGCTGGGAGGTCAGCCTCCAATTGACCCTAAAAGTGCCGATCCTGCATCAGCCACCGAAGATACCAAACGCTTTGACGCTGATAAAACTTTGCAAGAGAAGTTAAAACACACACATAAACTTTCTACCATCAACCAGAAAGATTACGATGCTGTTTTTTACCCAGGAGGTCATGGTCCGCTTTGGGATTTGGTAGAAGATAAAAATTCCATTGCTTTAATTGAATCTTTCTATACTAATAAAAAACCTGTTGCTTTTGTTTGTCATGCTCCGGCAGTCTTAAAAAACGTAAAAGTTAAAGGCGAATTTTTAGTAAAAGGCAAAAAAGTAACCGGTTTTACAAATGCCGAAGAAGAGGCGGTAGGCTTAACCAAAGTAGTTCCGTTCTTATTGGAAGATGCTTTAACAAAAAATGGCGCTGCATTTTCGAAAGCAGCCAACTGGCAGCCTTATGCTGTAGAAGACGGTCTTTTAATCACCGGACAGAACCCTGCTTCGTCTAAATTAGTCGCAGGTAAATTATTACAGCAATTGAAGTAATAAAGATTCTGAGATACGAAGGTTCTGAGGTTCTAAGCAACAGGACTTAGAAACATTAAAATAAAACAATTACTATAATGAAAGATGCTGAGACATTGAGATTTTAAGAATCTAAAAAAAACTTAGAACCTTAGCACCTCAGCATCTAAGAAACTCTAAAAAAAATGCTAAACTTTGAATTATACAATCCGACGAATTTAATTTTCGGAAAAGGGCAAATTGAAAAACTTTCGACTCTAATCCCTAAAGATGCCAAAATTTTACTGGCTTATGGCGGCGGAAGTATTTTTAAAAACGGAATTCACGAACAGGTTATTCAAAACTTAAAAGGTTTCGATATTGTAGAATTTGGCGGCATCGAACCCAATCCACATTTTGAAACTTTGATGAAAGCGGTTGCTGTGATCAAAGCTGAAAAAATTGACTTCATCTTAGCTGTTGGCGGTGGTTCCGTAATCGATGGTGTAAAATTCATTTCTGCAGCCGTAAATTTCGACGGAAATCCAATTGACATTTTACAAAAACGATTACTCATTAAAGAAAATGCTGTGCCTTTTGGAACTGTTTTGACTTTACCTGCAACGGGAAGTGAAATGAATTCGGGAGCGGTTGTTACGATCGAGGCTACTCAGGAAAAACTGGCTTTCGGCGGAAGTGCTCTTTTCCCTAAATTTTCAATTTGCGATCCAACTGTAATTGCTTCGTTACCCAAAAGACAACTACAAAATGGTGTCGTAGATGCTTATACACATGTGATGGAGCAATACCTGACATATCCTCACGAAGGTTATTTACAAGACCGTATTGCCGAAGGAATTTTACAGACTCTAATTGAAGTTGGCCCTAAAGTGGTTGAAAATCCAACCGATTATGCTTTGGCCTCTAATTTCATGTGGAGCTGTACTATGGCATTAAACGGATTAATTCAAAAAGGGGTTCCTTCAGACTGGGCAACTCACATGATCGGACACGAATTAACGGCTTTATACGGAATTGACCATGCCAGAACTTTGGCAATTATCGGACCTAGTTTATACCAAACGATGTTTGAGACCAAAAAAGAAAAACTTGCCCAATACGGCAGAAGGATTTTCAATTTAACAGGTTCTGACGATGAAGTGGCAAAAGAAGCAATCAATCAAACTGTAGCATTTTTCCATACTATGGGAATGGATACTAAACTTTCGCAATACACAAACGATTATAGCAAAACGGCTGATTTTATTGTAAACCGATTTAATGAAAGAGGCTGGAAAGGTTTGGGCGAAAAACAACTCATTACTTTAGACAAAGTAAAATCGATTGTTGAAATGAGCTATTAAAGCATTAATTTCAAATAAAAAAACAAATTCCAGTTTTAAGCTCATTTGGATTTTTACAAAAAAGGCGTTCTCATTTTATGGGAACGCCTTCTTACAATACTAAAACAAAATTAACTAACTCAATTCTTGCTAAACTCATTAAATTCTAATTTATAAATAGTTACAACGTACTGATTGCCTTTTTATTGTACAATCTGTAAAATATTTTCTATTCCAATTTAAATTCTTCGGAAACCATTGTATTTAAAGAGACTTTCCAAATTTCTTAAATGAGATTTTGTATTATTACTACATTATTAAGTACTTTTGCTTTAAATTATTAAAATAATGAGCGAAAATTTAAAATTTGCAGTAATTGGAGGAGGAAGCTGGGCAACGGCAATTGCAAAGATGTTATGTGTAAATCTTTCAGAAATTGCCTGGTACATGCGTAATGATGCTGCTATAGAACACATTCAGAAATACAAACACAATCCGAATTACTTAAGTTCGGTTGAATTTGATACGGCAAAACTTAAACTGACCAATAATATTAATGAAGCAGTTGCCTATGCAGATTATGTGATTTTTGCTATTCCTTCTGCTTTTTTAGACGGTGAATTGAAAAACTTGACGGTTTCATTGTCCGATAAAATTATCTTTTCTGCTATTAAAGGAATTGTTCCTGAAACAAGTTTGATTGTTGGAGAGCATTTTCACATTCAATACGACATTCCTTACTACAATATCGGTGTAATTACCGGTCCTTGCCATGCTGAAGAAGTAGCACTGGAAAGACTTTCCTATTTAACAATCGCCTGTGGAGATCCGGAAAAAGCTTCTGTCGTGGCCAAACATTTATCCGGAAATTATATCAAAGCCAAAATCTCTGATGATATTATCGGTACTGAATATGCGGCGATGCTTAAAAACATCTATGCTATTGCAGCCGGAATTGCGCACGGATTAGGTTATGGAGATAACTTTCAATCGGTTATTATGAGCAACGCAATTCGCGAAATGAAGAAATTTATCCGCAAAGTTCATAAAATGAAACGTAACATCAATGATTCAGCTTATTTAGGCGACTTATTGGTTACGGGGTATTCTGTGTTCTCGAGAAACAGAATGTTCGGAAATATGATTGGGAAAGGCTATACGGTAAAAAGTGCGATGATGGAGATGAGTATGGTGGCCGAAGGTTATTATGCCACTAAAAGTGCTTACAAACTTAATCAGGGCTATGGTGCAAAAACGCCAATTATTGATGCGGTCTACGCTGTGTTATATGAAGGGAAAGATGCAAGATCAGTATTTAAGAAATTGACGGAGTCTTTGGATTAAAGTTTTCAGTTTCAGTTTTCAGTCGCGGTTTTCAATTACTTTGAATAGGTAAACTGCGACTGAAAACTAAAAAAACTACTTCACCATAATTCCTTCAACAAAAAGGATTGGCACTTCTTCCGTTTTATTTTCATCAAGCGAATTTGCTTTAAAAACAAACTTCTTATCGTATAACGTATTTCCGATGAAGAAAGTCACCATAAATTCGTTATTAAGTACTAAAAGGCTTTTTTCAACCAATTCTATTTTCACAACAGAAACCGCAGGAACCTCAACAAAAGCGTGACGCAGAATAGATGTTTTCTTCATCTCTCCGTCGATTGTTCCAAAGGCTTTTGAAACTACCATTACACTGTCCAGGTTAAAATCACTGTCGTTTACCAAGTAAGCGTACCATACTTTTTCCATAAAGTCATCGCTCCATTCCTGCACTGCTGCCAGAAATACGTTTTCTACTTCGGGAATTATTATATCTTTTTTCATAATCTTAATATTTTGTAAAAAGTAAATAGTGATTAGAAAGAAAGTTTCTCACTAATCACTATTTACTAATAAATTTATTTTTAAATATTGGCTTTGAACTGTTCTAAGAAACGAACATCATTTTCATAAAACATACGAATATCACCAATTTGATACAGTAACATGGCAATACGTTCTACTCCCATTCCGAAAGCAAAACCATTGTATTCGTCCGGATTGATGTCACAATTTTTCAAAACATTAGGATCTACCATTCCGCAACCACCAATTTCCAGCCAGCCTGTACCTTTCGTAATACGATAATCGGTTTCAGTTTTTAAACCCCAATAAATATCAATTTCGGCACTTGGTTCTGTAAATGGAAAATACGACGGACGCAAACGAATCTTCGATTTTCCGAACATTTCTTTTGTAAAATAAAGTAAAGTCTGTTTCAAATCGGCAAACGATACCTCTTTGTCAATATACAAACCTTCTACCTGATGAAAAATACAGTGCGAACGTGACGAAATCGCTTCGTTACGAAATACACGTCCCGGAGAAATAGTACGAATTGGCGGTTTATGATTTTCCATATAACGCACCTGAACAGATGATGTATGCGTACGCAACAATACGTCAGGATTAGTCTGAATGAAAAAAGTATCCTGCATATCACGCGCCGGATGGTATTCCGGTAAGTTCAAAGCGGTGAAATTATGCCAGTCGTCTTCGATTTCCGGACCTTCAGAAACGTTGAAACCAATGTTGGCAAAAATATCAATAATCTGATTTTTCACGATCGAAATCGGGTGACGCGAACCAATAATTACCGGTTCGGCCGCACGTGTTAAATCGCCAAAAACTCCTTTTACTTCCTGTTTGCTTTCCAGCTCTTCCTGAATAACTCTTACTTTTTCTTCAGCAACAGCTTTCAAAGTATTGATTACTTGTCCGAAATCTTTTTTCTGATCGTTTGGAATATTTTTGAACTCTGTGAAAAGCTCTTTCAATAAACCTTTACTCCCTAAATACTTAATACGGAACTGCTCTAAAGATTCTTTATTTTTATCATTAAAGGCTTTCGCTTCCTCTATATGTTCTTTTATCTTGTCTATCATCAGTCTTGCTTTGAAGGTGCAAATTTACATAATTTTAGTTTAAAGTATACAGTCTCAGTCTCAGTTTTCAGTCTGAATTGGACTGAAAACTGAGACTGAGACTAAAAACTAGTCAATCAGTTCTCTTTCTAAAAAATAATTCACAATGGCTTCTTTCATCAAAACCGATTGTTCTCCTGCCTTTAGTGGCGGTAATTCTTCTTTTACTTTATAATGTGGCCATCCGTCGGCATCAAAAAACTCAAATTCATAAAACCCGTAAGGTTCCAGCAATCGGCAAATAGCAATATGCATCAGGTTTAATTTTTCATCTTTTTTGAATTCACGGTGTACTTTTCCGAATTCCTGAACTCCGATCAGATAAATTATGGCGTCTAAATCTAAATCTTCTCCTTGCGAAAATTGATTCGACAATATATCGACGAGCTTTTCCCATCGCTCTTTTAGTTGTGTATCTCTGGACATTTTTATTTATGATTTTTGACTGTAGATTTTAGATTGCTGATTAAAAAAATCCATTCTGAGGGGGCAGAACTACAATCTTAACTCTAAATTTTGATTTACAAAGATACATAGTTCAATACATTGTGCCTAAAAAAATTAAACACATCCAAAAAGTGAGCTCCAAAAAAACGACTGAACCTTTGCCTATCTAAGCCTCGGTACCTAAAAAAGTATATCTTTGCGCTTTTTTAAACACGTCAAAAATGAGTTTTTTCGATATAATTGTTGCCGCACTTTTAGCATTTAGTTTATACAAGGGAATTAAAAATGGACTTTTTGTAGAAGTCGCTTCATTTATCTCTTTATTGCTGGGAATTTATATTGCGATTAAATTCTCCTCCTTTATGAAAGAATTGATCATAAAGCATGTTTCCTGGAATCCTAATACGATACAAGTCACTGCTTTTGTTCTCACTTTTATTCTAGTAGTAATTGGTATTTACTTCTTAGCTAAGATCCTTACCGGAATTGCCGATTTTGCCTTTTTGGGATTACCCAATAAATTAGGCGGAGGCTTTTTCAGAGTCTTAAAAACCATTCTGATCCTGAGCATTTTCATAGCTCTTTTCGAAAAAATAAATTTCAACAATACTTTTGCCAAAAAGGAAACCTTAGATCATTCTATTTTTTACAATCCTGTAAAAAAAGTAGCCGCTTTTGTTTATCCTTCTGTCGAAAAATGGTACGGGGAATTTAAAGACCATCATACCGAAACTTCTAAAAAGGAATAATAGTCTCACCACTAAGCCTAACGCGTTATAAAAAATTAATCTTTGCAAAACACCCCGACCGCAGACAATTGAGCAAAATAAATTATCTTGGC
It encodes the following:
- a CDS encoding type 1 glutamine amidotransferase domain-containing protein, producing MKKITLLTIIAFSAFSISAIAQKTTKKGAKKVLFVVTSNDKLGNTGEKTGFWSEEFAAPYYELLDQGVEITIASPLGGQPPIDPKSADPASATEDTKRFDADKTLQEKLKHTHKLSTINQKDYDAVFYPGGHGPLWDLVEDKNSIALIESFYTNKKPVAFVCHAPAVLKNVKVKGEFLVKGKKVTGFTNAEEEAVGLTKVVPFLLEDALTKNGAAFSKAANWQPYAVEDGLLITGQNPASSKLVAGKLLQQLK
- a CDS encoding LysR family transcriptional regulator; protein product: MVSLEWYRTFKAVYKNGNFSIAAKELFMSQPAVSQQISMLEAHVGNKLFNRKSKGVEPTEYAKLLNNLIIDALDRLENVESSFRAKAEDANRLISVGISKNLFNCIGNLLIAKFDLIDFTFAENDVLFELVDAKKLDFAITTKRFDTFDTVYEIVGKIKLIMVAPVRLDGTEFRQKLKSDNYTAVEQWLNEQKWYSHDARIPHIKLFWLHAFNKKRPSMVPNYIIPSESEMLRMLADNEGVAITWNCNARKYIKENKLQLLWNSFHVPEEYVYVLTAKNNNLNSFFEIISKELKLFFGNRL
- a CDS encoding NAD(P)H-dependent glycerol-3-phosphate dehydrogenase, which gives rise to MSENLKFAVIGGGSWATAIAKMLCVNLSEIAWYMRNDAAIEHIQKYKHNPNYLSSVEFDTAKLKLTNNINEAVAYADYVIFAIPSAFLDGELKNLTVSLSDKIIFSAIKGIVPETSLIVGEHFHIQYDIPYYNIGVITGPCHAEEVALERLSYLTIACGDPEKASVVAKHLSGNYIKAKISDDIIGTEYAAMLKNIYAIAAGIAHGLGYGDNFQSVIMSNAIREMKKFIRKVHKMKRNINDSAYLGDLLVTGYSVFSRNRMFGNMIGKGYTVKSAMMEMSMVAEGYYATKSAYKLNQGYGAKTPIIDAVYAVLYEGKDARSVFKKLTESLD
- a CDS encoding CvpA family protein → MSFFDIIVAALLAFSLYKGIKNGLFVEVASFISLLLGIYIAIKFSSFMKELIIKHVSWNPNTIQVTAFVLTFILVVIGIYFLAKILTGIADFAFLGLPNKLGGGFFRVLKTILILSIFIALFEKINFNNTFAKKETLDHSIFYNPVKKVAAFVYPSVEKWYGEFKDHHTETSKKE
- the pheS gene encoding phenylalanine--tRNA ligase subunit alpha → MIDKIKEHIEEAKAFNDKNKESLEQFRIKYLGSKGLLKELFTEFKNIPNDQKKDFGQVINTLKAVAEEKVRVIQEELESKQEVKGVFGDLTRAAEPVIIGSRHPISIVKNQIIDIFANIGFNVSEGPEIEDDWHNFTALNLPEYHPARDMQDTFFIQTNPDVLLRTHTSSVQVRYMENHKPPIRTISPGRVFRNEAISSRSHCIFHQVEGLYIDKEVSFADLKQTLLYFTKEMFGKSKIRLRPSYFPFTEPSAEIDIYWGLKTETDYRITKGTGWLEIGGCGMVDPNVLKNCDINPDEYNGFAFGMGVERIAMLLYQIGDIRMFYENDVRFLEQFKANI
- a CDS encoding iron-containing alcohol dehydrogenase yields the protein MLNFELYNPTNLIFGKGQIEKLSTLIPKDAKILLAYGGGSIFKNGIHEQVIQNLKGFDIVEFGGIEPNPHFETLMKAVAVIKAEKIDFILAVGGGSVIDGVKFISAAVNFDGNPIDILQKRLLIKENAVPFGTVLTLPATGSEMNSGAVVTIEATQEKLAFGGSALFPKFSICDPTVIASLPKRQLQNGVVDAYTHVMEQYLTYPHEGYLQDRIAEGILQTLIEVGPKVVENPTDYALASNFMWSCTMALNGLIQKGVPSDWATHMIGHELTALYGIDHARTLAIIGPSLYQTMFETKKEKLAQYGRRIFNLTGSDDEVAKEAINQTVAFFHTMGMDTKLSQYTNDYSKTADFIVNRFNERGWKGLGEKQLITLDKVKSIVEMSY